A stretch of the Hippocampus zosterae strain Florida chromosome 18, ASM2543408v3, whole genome shotgun sequence genome encodes the following:
- the pmchl gene encoding pro-melanin-concentrating hormone, like gives MRKSLVCVILAAALLQHSCCASPADLAQDGSLEQDAFTSLLSEEVTENSRGEAAAVADGKTRGQRVIVVADPGFWRDLRALHNGPALYKRRADDNGQAVERTNGGQDLSIPILRRDTVRCMVGRVYRPCWEV, from the coding sequence ATGAGAAAGTCCCTCGTGTGCGTCATCTTGGCCGCGGCGCTCTTGCAGCACTCTTGTTGCGCGTCGCCCGCGGACCTGGCTCAAGACGGCTCCTTGGAGCAGGACGCCTTCACCTCCCTGCTGAGCGAGGAGGTGACGGAGAACAGCCGCGGCGAGGCGGCTGCCGTCGCCGACGGCAAAACCAGAGGGCAGAGGGTCATCGTTGTTGCCGATCCCGGTTTTTGGCGTGACCTGCGTGCGCTGCACAACGGACCGGCCCTCTACAAGCGACGAGCTGATGACAACGGCCAGGCCGTCGAACGTACAAACGGCGGCCAGGACCTGAGCATCCCCATCCTGAGGCGGGACACCGTGAGATGCATGGTGGGACGAGTCTACCGGCCGTGCTGGGAAGTCTAG